One window from the genome of Anopheles merus strain MAF chromosome 3R, AmerM5.1, whole genome shotgun sequence encodes:
- the LOC121595391 gene encoding trypsin-1-like: MKLAVALLCLVAVAAAAPRSLQAKYGFPSGRVVGGIDALPGEFPSIVSINRVILVVSTHVCGGSILSNFWILTAAHCITESPETANFAVWAGTHNTAVAEDTRQVISVASSTVHPDYQGGVNPTDIAVMRLSAPLTFTPRIQPVVLPAPGSTPSGPATLAGWGSTGGTLPTVSNILQKVTKPIIPFEECRSAAGPNAPLGPTNVCTGPLTGGVSACSGDSGGPLYTVQNGQQVQVGIVSWGWVPCGTIGFPSVYVGVSHYIDWIQNNTN, encoded by the exons ATGAAACTGGCTGTTGCTCTGCTGTGCCTGGTGGCGGTGGCCGCTGCTGCCCCTC GCTCCCTCCAAGCGAAGTATGGCTTCCCGAGCGGACGCGTCGTCGGTGGTATCGACGCTCTGCCGGGTGAGTTCCCGTCCATCGTGTCAATCAACCGCGTGATCCTCGTCGTCTCGACGCACGTCTGCGGTGGTAGTATCCTGAGCAACTTCTGGATCCTGACCGCTGCCCATTGCATCACGGAGAGCCCGGAAACTGCCAACTTTGCCGTCTGGGCCGGTACGCACAATACTGCTGTCGCCGAGGACACCCGCCAGGTGATCAGCGTCGCGAGCAGCACGGTCCATCCGGATTACCAGGGTGGTGTGAACCCGACCGATATCGCGGTGATGCGGCTGTCCGCACCGCTTACCTTCACGCCCCGTATCCAGCCGGTGGTCCTGCCGGCTCCGGGCAGCACCCCGTCCGGTCCGGCGACTCTTGCCGGCTGGGGCTCGACCGGTGGCACCCTGCCGACTGTATCTAACATCCTGCAGAAGGTGACCAAGCCGATCATCCCGTTCGAAGAGTGCCGATCGGCGGCCGGCCCCAATGCCCCGCTCGGACCGACCAACGTCTGCACTGGCCCGCTGACTGGCGGTGTGTCCGCCTGCTCCGGTGACTCCGGCGGCCCGCTCTACACGGTGCAGAACGGCCAGCAGGTGCAGGTCGGTATCGTGTCGTGGGGCTGGGTGCCGTGCGGCACGATCGGTTTCCCGTCCGTCTACGTCGGTGTGTCGCACTACATCGACTGGATCCAGAACAACACGAACTAG
- the LOC121595390 gene encoding transmembrane protease serine 9-like encodes MAYRQWILTLVLVALLGCAAAFSSADGNRPQQRLIGGVRALPGEFPSMVSIQRLVLIRASHVCGGSVLNQFHVLTAAECFFANPNSRYRVQAGKVLLNNFEPSEQTINVLRYTMHPQYDGSASPFNIAIVRLASPFGYNRYITPIVLPAIDTIPDGIVKFAGWGSTSSGLLPSMPDQLQMFYVAIMPNEQCQVMVGGAIGTGPVTERNVCLGPATGGIGACGGDAGGAAIQQINGTDTIVGIVSWQLSPCGQAGNPTITTRVSAFVEWINQNSQI; translated from the exons ATGGCGTATCGGCAGTGGATATTGACACTCGTCTTGGTAGCCCTGTTGGGTTGTGCTGCGG CGTTTTCCAGCGCTGATGGAAACAGGCCCCAGCAACGGCTCATTGGTGGTGTTCGCGCCCTCCCAGGAGAATTCCCATCGATGGTATCGATCCAGCGGCTCGTGCTGATCCGGGCCAGCCATGTCTGCGGTGGCAGTGTGCTGAACCAATTCCACGTCCTGACCGCGGCCGAATGTTTCTTCGCCAACCCGAACAGCCGCTATCGGGTGCAGGCGGGCAAGGTGCTGCTCAACAACTTCGAACCCAGCGAACAGACGATCAACGTGCTCCGGTACACGATGCACCCGCAGTACGATGGGTCGGCCAGCCCGTTCAACATTGCGATCGTACGGTTAGCGTCCCCGTTCGGCTACAATCGGTACATCACGCCGATCGTGCTCCCGGCGATCGATACCATCCCGGACGGGATCGTTAAGTTTGCCGGCTGGGGATCGACCTCGAGCGGCCTGCTGCCCAGCATGCCCGATCAGCTGCAGATGTTCTACGTTGCGATCATGCCGAACGAACAGTGTCAGGTGATGGTGGGCGGTGCGATCGGCACTGGGCCTGTGACGGAGCGGAACGTCTGTCTTGGACCGGCCACCGGTGGCATAGGGGCTTGTGGAGGTGATGCGGGCGGTGCTGCGATACAGCAGATCAATGGAACGGACACGATCGTCGGTATCGTGTCGTGGCAGCTGTCCCCGTGCGGTCAGGCGGGCAACCCGACGATCACAACGCGCGTGTCGGCGTTCGTGGAGTGGATCAACCAAAACTCACAGATTTAA
- the LOC121595392 gene encoding trypsin-1-like, with protein sequence MKSITLVLWAIAGIVAVAVDAAPERRIFGGTDAFEGELPYQVSIQRAFLTSRTHVCGGTILNPLHVLTAASCFWTDQSSRFEIVAGNLRIDRPADTQQVLGVFWIRMHPGYTGGTSSFDVAVVRTSSAFFFTNLIRPVALPAFDEIPTGLVRVGGWGSTTNSILPGNNFSNVLQKINVLLVPWNECLSVLGGPGGPFDERNICTGPLSGGISTCTGDAGGGAVQHLPDGTFLQVGIITWNVLPCGGINTPSIYTRVSAFVDWIQANSAV encoded by the exons ATGAAGTCAATTACGTTGGTGCTGTGGGCGATTGCGGGCattgttgccgttgccgttgatGCTGCTCCCG AGCGTAGAATCTTCGGCGGTACGGATGCGTTCGAGGGCGAACTACCATACCAGGTGTCCATCCAGCGCGCGTTCCTAACCTCCCGGACGCACGTGTGCGGCGGTACGATCCTGAACCCGCTGCACGTACTGACGGCGGCCTCCTGCTTCTGGACCGACCAGAGCTCGAGGTTTGAAATCGTGGCCGGCAATTTACGCATTGACCGGCCGGCTGACACGCAGCAGGTGCTCGGTGTGTTCTGGATCCGAATGCATCCGGGATATACCGGTGGTACTAGCTCGTTCGATGTCGCTGTG GTCCGCACCTCGTCCGCCTTCTTCTTCACGAATCTGATTCGTCCGGTAGCATTGCCGGCGTTCGATGAAATCCCAACCGGGCTGGTGCGTGTCGGCGGCTGGGGCTCGACCACCAATAGCATCCTGCCCGGGAACAACTTCTCCAATGTGTTGCAGAAAATCAACGTACTGCTCGTACCGTGGAATGAGTGTCTGAGTGTGCTGGGTGGTCCGGGGGGACCGTTCGATGAGCGGAACATCTGTACCGGACCGTTGAGCGGTGGCATCTCGACCTGTACGGGTGATGCGGGCGGTGGTGCGGTGCAGCATCTTCCGGATGGGACGTTCCTGCAGGTCGGCATCATTACGTGGAATGTGTTGCCGTGCGGTGGCATTAACACACCGTCCATCTATACGCGTGTGTCCGCCTTCGTCGATTGGATACAGGCAAACTCGGCTGTGTAG
- the LOC121595393 gene encoding uncharacterized protein LOC121595393: protein MKWMILSCLVIAALMMHAGDAAPRYQVLEPRDGYVPVYIRLGDQPLADINPELAAAFREPVARISRAELAQALQADQGVAHSSSLVDSHSASDEHKKVLLAGSAVKPHAAPAPKPTV from the exons ATGAAGTGGATGATTCTGAGCTGTTTGGTGATCGCCGCGCTGATGATGCACGCCGGTG ATGCTGCACCCCGCTATCAGGTGCTGGAACCACGCGATGGTTACGTCCCGGTCTACATCCGGCTCGGTGATCAACCGCTGGCCGATATCAATCCGGAGCTGGCAGCCGCATTCCGCGAGCCCGTCGCACGGATCAGTCGTGCTGAGCTAGCGCAG GCACTGCAGGCAGATCAAGGAGTCGCCCACTCCTCCAGCCTGGTTGACTCACACTCGGCGTCGGATGAGCACAAAAAGGTCTTGCTGGCAGGTTCAGCGGTAAAGCCTCATGCGGCACCAGCACCCAAACCTACCGTTTAA